From Flavobacterium alkalisoli, the proteins below share one genomic window:
- a CDS encoding 4Fe-4S dicluster domain-containing protein — translation MAIIITDECINCGACEPECPNTAIYEGADDWRYKDGTSLNGRIVLPSGEEVDADEAQTPISDDIYYIVPGKCTECKGFHEEPQCAAVCPVDCCVPDDNHVESEETLLNRQAFLHNEE, via the coding sequence ATGGCTATCATTATAACAGACGAATGTATTAACTGCGGGGCATGTGAACCGGAATGCCCAAATACTGCAATATATGAAGGTGCTGATGACTGGAGATATAAAGACGGTACCAGTTTAAATGGCAGAATTGTACTGCCAAGTGGGGAAGAGGTAGACGCTGATGAAGCTCAAACACCTATTTCTGATGATATTTATTATATTGTGCCGGGTAAATGTACCGAGTGTAAAGGTTTTCACGAGGAGCCTCAGTGTGCTGCGGTATGCCCTGTGGATTGCTGTGTGCCTGATGATAACCATGTTGAAAGTGAAGAAACACTATTAAACAGACAGGCATTTTTGCATAACGAAGAATAG